A window of the Burkholderia sp. 9120 genome harbors these coding sequences:
- a CDS encoding beta-galactosidase, with protein sequence MQLGVCYYPEQWPRTMWADDAKRMVELGITHVRIAEFAWSRMEPRAGEFEWEWLDEAVAVLAAAGLKLVLGTPTASPPKWLIDAHPDVLPVRADGTRWNFGSRRHYDISSDTYRRECVRIVSAMAARYGRHAAIVAWQTDNELGCHDTVPSYSAAALARFHRWLHLRYGTVGALNDAWGNVFWSMEYPSFDAIGLPNLTPTDANPIHLLEFRRFMSDEVASFHCEQIDVLRQHAPDADLLHNFMGFFTTFDHYRFAEGDALDVAAWDSYPIARTESIALPDEQKARYARTAHPDVSAFDHDRYRAIGRGRFWVMEQQAGPVNWAPWNPVPAKGMVRLWAYEAFAHGAELVSYFRWRQCPYAQEQMHSGLNLPNDELSPGGLEVQLAAREIAASPALSSLGAAARAAVAVVFDYETQWMFEIQRHGKSFDYQTLAFDYYESLRELGLDVDIVPRNADLSAYRLVVVPSLAVVDDALVDQIERSTAQWVFGPRSGSKTNLFAIPSTLPPGVLQRVLPIQVLEVETLRPTLTPALSIGDTDGVALHWREHVRASGETRIEAQFDDAWPAILSHGNVRYVAGWLSHALHREVLAQAAQQAGIATQRLPDGVRIRRRGELTFAFNFGPELAQAPAPAHADFVLGHAQLKTGDVCAWRTVGD encoded by the coding sequence ATGCAACTTGGTGTTTGCTATTACCCGGAACAATGGCCCCGTACGATGTGGGCCGACGACGCAAAGCGGATGGTCGAACTCGGCATCACGCACGTGCGGATCGCCGAATTCGCGTGGAGCCGGATGGAACCGCGCGCCGGCGAATTCGAGTGGGAATGGCTCGACGAAGCGGTCGCCGTGCTGGCCGCGGCGGGACTGAAACTGGTGCTCGGCACGCCGACCGCTTCGCCGCCGAAGTGGCTGATCGACGCGCATCCGGACGTGCTGCCGGTGCGCGCCGACGGCACGCGCTGGAACTTCGGCTCGCGCCGTCATTACGATATTTCAAGCGACACGTACCGGCGCGAATGCGTGCGGATCGTCAGCGCAATGGCGGCGCGCTATGGGCGTCATGCTGCTATCGTGGCGTGGCAAACCGATAACGAACTCGGCTGTCACGATACCGTGCCGAGTTATTCCGCCGCCGCGCTGGCGCGTTTTCATCGCTGGCTGCATCTGCGCTATGGCACCGTCGGCGCATTGAACGACGCGTGGGGCAATGTGTTCTGGAGCATGGAGTATCCGTCGTTCGACGCGATCGGCCTGCCGAACCTCACGCCCACCGACGCCAATCCGATCCATTTGCTCGAATTCCGCCGCTTCATGTCCGACGAAGTGGCGAGCTTCCATTGCGAGCAGATCGACGTGTTGCGGCAGCATGCGCCCGACGCGGATCTGCTGCACAACTTCATGGGTTTCTTCACGACCTTCGATCACTACCGTTTTGCCGAAGGCGATGCGCTCGACGTTGCCGCGTGGGACAGCTATCCGATCGCCCGCACGGAGTCGATCGCACTGCCCGACGAGCAGAAGGCCCGCTACGCGCGGACCGCCCATCCCGATGTGTCGGCATTCGATCACGACCGCTACCGGGCGATCGGACGTGGGCGTTTCTGGGTGATGGAGCAGCAGGCAGGGCCGGTCAACTGGGCGCCGTGGAATCCGGTGCCCGCGAAAGGCATGGTCAGACTCTGGGCGTATGAGGCGTTCGCGCACGGCGCGGAACTGGTGTCGTATTTCCGCTGGCGTCAGTGTCCGTATGCGCAGGAGCAGATGCATTCGGGCCTCAATCTGCCGAACGACGAATTGTCGCCGGGCGGCCTGGAAGTGCAACTGGCGGCGCGCGAAATTGCGGCGAGCCCGGCGTTGTCGTCACTCGGCGCGGCTGCGCGCGCGGCCGTTGCCGTGGTGTTCGACTACGAGACGCAATGGATGTTCGAGATTCAGCGTCATGGCAAAAGCTTCGATTACCAGACGCTGGCGTTCGACTATTACGAGTCGCTGCGTGAATTGGGACTCGACGTCGATATCGTGCCGCGCAACGCGGATCTTTCGGCGTATCGCCTGGTGGTCGTACCGAGCCTCGCGGTGGTTGACGACGCGCTGGTCGATCAGATCGAACGTAGTACCGCGCAATGGGTCTTCGGGCCGCGCAGCGGCTCGAAAACGAACCTGTTCGCGATTCCTTCGACCCTGCCGCCCGGCGTGTTGCAACGCGTGCTGCCGATTCAGGTGCTGGAAGTGGAAACGCTGCGTCCCACGCTCACGCCCGCGCTGTCGATCGGCGATACGGATGGCGTGGCGCTGCATTGGCGTGAGCACGTTCGCGCTAGTGGCGAGACCCGCATCGAAGCGCAATTTGATGACGCGTGGCCGGCGATTCTCTCGCACGGCAACGTGCGCTACGTCGCGGGCTGGTTATCGCATGCGTTGCATCGCGAGGTGCTGGCACAGGCGGCGCAGCAAGCCGGTATCGCAACGCAACGGCTGCCTGACGGCGTGCGGATTCGTCGGCGGGGCGAGCTGACGTTCGCGTTCAACTTCGGCCCTGAACTCGCGCAAGCGCCCGCACCGGCTCATGCGGACTTTGTACTCGGCCACGCGCAGCTAAAAACCGGCGACGTCTGTGCATGGCGAACCGTCGGCGATTGA
- a CDS encoding MFS transporter, with amino-acid sequence MSRSTAVNVQTFINEHPFSPFQWLIFFMCFVIVLLDGFDTAAIGFIAPSLIAEWGITKPALAPVLSAALFGLACGALGSGPLSDRLGRRSLLLGSVLLFGVACLASAFSSNIEQLTLLRFVTGVGLGAAMPNAVTMMGEYCPDRRRATLINLMFCGFPLGAAFGGFLAAWMIPHVGWRSVLLLGGITPLLLLVLLLIKMPESVRYMVANSAPVERIRAALARISSEAAQAGSFTMTETAPQTGSKGMGVVLSRSYIVGSVMLWVAYFMGLVIFYASINWMPILLKDAGLTPQRATLISALFPLGGVGAVLCGVLMDKFNANRIIAACYALTAVSVYFIGQAVGNVGALVFIVFVAGVLMNTAQSSMPALAAAFYPTEGRGTGVAWMLGIGRFGGIAGSFLVAELTRRHFSFGGIFAMVAIAGLIACVALLLKQAVRPHGATPAASNAESFGH; translated from the coding sequence ATGAGCCGCAGTACCGCTGTGAACGTTCAAACCTTCATCAACGAACATCCCTTCTCGCCGTTCCAGTGGCTCATCTTCTTCATGTGTTTCGTGATCGTCCTGCTGGACGGTTTCGACACGGCGGCGATCGGCTTCATTGCCCCCTCGCTGATCGCGGAATGGGGCATCACGAAACCGGCCCTCGCGCCGGTGCTGAGCGCCGCGCTGTTCGGCCTCGCCTGCGGCGCGCTCGGCTCGGGCCCGCTATCCGACCGTCTCGGGCGACGATCGCTGCTGCTCGGCTCGGTGCTGCTGTTCGGCGTGGCGTGCCTCGCGTCGGCCTTCTCGAGCAATATCGAACAACTCACGCTGCTGCGCTTCGTGACCGGCGTCGGACTCGGCGCGGCCATGCCGAACGCCGTGACGATGATGGGCGAATACTGCCCGGATCGCCGTCGCGCGACGCTGATCAATCTGATGTTCTGCGGCTTTCCGCTCGGCGCCGCGTTCGGTGGTTTTCTCGCCGCGTGGATGATTCCGCATGTCGGCTGGCGCAGCGTGTTGCTGCTCGGCGGTATCACGCCGCTGTTGCTGCTGGTCCTGCTGCTGATCAAGATGCCGGAGTCGGTCCGCTACATGGTCGCCAATAGCGCGCCGGTCGAGCGGATTCGCGCGGCGCTCGCGCGTATTTCGAGCGAGGCCGCGCAAGCGGGTTCGTTCACCATGACCGAAACCGCGCCGCAAACCGGTAGCAAGGGCATGGGCGTGGTGCTGTCGCGTTCGTATATCGTCGGCTCGGTGATGTTGTGGGTGGCGTACTTCATGGGTCTGGTGATCTTCTACGCGTCGATCAACTGGATGCCGATTCTGCTGAAAGACGCCGGCCTCACGCCGCAGCGCGCAACGCTGATTTCGGCGCTGTTCCCGCTCGGCGGCGTGGGCGCCGTGCTGTGCGGCGTGCTGATGGACAAGTTCAACGCGAACCGGATCATCGCCGCGTGCTATGCGTTGACGGCCGTGAGCGTGTACTTCATCGGGCAGGCGGTGGGCAATGTCGGCGCGCTGGTGTTTATCGTGTTCGTGGCGGGCGTGCTGATGAATACCGCGCAATCGTCGATGCCCGCGCTCGCCGCCGCGTTCTATCCGACCGAAGGACGCGGTACGGGCGTGGCATGGATGCTTGGGATCGGGCGCTTTGGCGGCATCGCCGGCTCGTTTCTGGTCGCGGAACTGACGCGGCGTCATTTCTCGTTCGGCGGGATCTTCGCGATGGTGGCGATTGCGGGGTTGATTGCGTGCGTGGCGCTGCTGCTCAAGCAGGCGGTGCGGCCGCATGGGGCGACGCCAGCGGCGTCGAACGCGGAGTCGTTTGGGCATTGA
- a CDS encoding porin, protein MNRSITMTRLACAMAALASAPAFAQSSVTLYGIVDTGIGYQSSQAPSLGSTSGGKSNVRMINGVWAGSRFGLKGAEDLGGNTKAIFQLESGFNSATGGQQYTNAMFGRQAWVGVTNPTYGTFQAGRQYTAYYSLLSPYSPTTWLTGYYGAHPGDVDALDTIYRANNSLVYTSPKLYGFTFSGSYAVGGVPGSLNRGSTWSGAVQYLNGPVGIAVGFMRINNSTVGGGAYGADSTVSNNGAQPGVSAVTNGYQTAQAQQRFAVTGGYNFGNGWDVSAAYSNVQYIPGVGSSFRDTAIFNTAGAVLHWKPSVSWDFATGYSYTRATKANGITSSAQYQQVNLSEYYALSKRTGLYALQAFQRTNGNTLGTAGSGHIISATATIGDGFQSAPSSSRSQFAAGVGIVHRF, encoded by the coding sequence ATGAATCGCAGCATCACCATGACCCGGCTCGCCTGCGCGATGGCCGCGTTGGCCAGCGCGCCCGCTTTCGCCCAAAGCAGCGTCACGCTGTACGGTATCGTCGACACGGGTATCGGCTATCAGAGCAGCCAGGCGCCTTCGCTCGGCTCGACCTCGGGCGGCAAGTCGAACGTCAGGATGATCAACGGCGTGTGGGCCGGCAGCCGCTTCGGCCTGAAGGGCGCGGAAGACCTGGGCGGCAACACCAAGGCGATCTTCCAGTTGGAGTCCGGCTTCAATTCCGCCACCGGCGGCCAGCAATACACGAACGCGATGTTCGGCCGCCAGGCCTGGGTCGGCGTAACGAACCCGACCTACGGTACGTTCCAGGCCGGCCGCCAGTACACCGCGTATTACTCGCTGCTGTCGCCGTATAGCCCGACCACGTGGCTCACCGGCTACTACGGCGCGCATCCGGGCGACGTCGACGCACTCGACACGATCTATCGCGCCAACAACTCGCTGGTCTATACGTCGCCGAAACTGTACGGCTTCACGTTCAGCGGCTCGTACGCGGTCGGCGGTGTGCCGGGCAGCCTCAACCGCGGCTCGACGTGGAGCGGCGCGGTGCAGTACCTCAACGGTCCGGTGGGCATCGCGGTCGGCTTCATGCGGATCAACAATTCGACGGTGGGCGGCGGCGCGTATGGTGCGGATTCGACCGTATCGAACAACGGCGCGCAGCCGGGTGTGTCGGCGGTGACCAACGGCTATCAGACCGCTCAGGCGCAGCAGCGCTTTGCCGTGACCGGCGGGTATAACTTCGGCAACGGCTGGGACGTGTCGGCGGCTTACTCGAACGTGCAGTACATTCCGGGCGTCGGTTCGAGCTTCCGCGACACCGCCATCTTCAACACGGCCGGCGCGGTGCTGCACTGGAAGCCGAGCGTCTCGTGGGACTTCGCCACCGGCTACAGCTACACGCGCGCGACCAAGGCGAACGGCATCACGAGTTCGGCGCAGTACCAGCAGGTCAACCTGTCCGAGTACTATGCATTGTCGAAGCGCACCGGCCTCTATGCGTTGCAGGCGTTCCAGCGCACCAACGGCAACACGCTCGGCACCGCCGGCTCGGGGCATATCATCAGCGCCACAGCCACGATCGGCGACGGCTTCCAGAGCGCGCCCTCGTCGTCGCGCAGCCAGTTCGCCGCGGGCGTAGGCATCGTGCACCGCTTCTAA
- a CDS encoding cupin domain-containing protein: MKVQQLKQSVNLRNLEDWGTVGLPGTTPIQVSGVQRVIEGSEAVDTGIFECTAGTYRRSIKQAEVMHFIAGRGRFTPDNEETIHFASGDTLFFEANTEGLWEVEETMRKVYVIF, translated from the coding sequence ATGAAGGTACAGCAGCTCAAACAAAGCGTGAATCTGCGGAATCTGGAGGACTGGGGCACGGTCGGCTTGCCGGGCACGACGCCGATTCAGGTGTCCGGTGTGCAGCGCGTGATTGAAGGCAGCGAGGCGGTCGATACCGGTATTTTCGAATGCACGGCGGGCACCTATCGCCGTTCGATCAAGCAGGCCGAGGTGATGCACTTTATCGCGGGCCGCGGGCGCTTCACGCCGGACAACGAAGAGACCATCCATTTCGCGAGCGGCGACACGCTGTTCTTCGAAGCCAACACGGAAGGCCTCTGGGAAGTCGAAGAGACGATGCGCAAGGTCTATGTGATCTTCTGA
- a CDS encoding succinylglutamate desuccinylase/aspartoacylase family protein: MSIEAYPIEVEFPDISVHEHSSSGIAYVHTFDSGVPGPHVMINALTHGNEVCGAIVVDELLRRQLRPRRGRLTLGFANIAAYLSFDPAKPDAARFVDQDFNRVWTAATLDDTSRTSSELTRAREMRPVIDTVDALLDLHSMHEKSKPLIVAGPLQKGSELAVKLGTPATVICDEGHPEGRRMRDYEGFGDPASTKNALLIECGQHWERGAVGVARDTTARFLLLAGVIDETDLPQDWLAPLPAVQHIVRVTQPVVATSMDFRFAAPYTGLEIFDKAGAVIGWSNGEAVVTPYDNCMLVMPSLRQLRPGVTVVRLGKIEQTVTRSDTAGR, translated from the coding sequence ATGAGCATCGAAGCCTATCCGATCGAAGTCGAGTTCCCCGACATCTCGGTGCATGAACACTCGTCATCAGGGATCGCATACGTCCATACGTTCGACTCCGGCGTACCCGGCCCGCACGTAATGATCAATGCGCTCACGCACGGCAACGAAGTGTGCGGCGCGATCGTCGTCGACGAACTGCTGCGCCGCCAACTGCGGCCGCGGCGCGGGCGCCTCACGCTGGGGTTCGCGAACATCGCCGCTTACCTGAGCTTCGATCCCGCGAAGCCCGACGCCGCGCGTTTCGTCGATCAGGACTTCAACCGCGTGTGGACCGCCGCGACGCTCGACGACACCTCGCGCACCTCCAGCGAATTGACGCGCGCCCGCGAGATGCGGCCGGTGATCGACACGGTCGACGCCCTGCTCGATCTGCATTCCATGCACGAAAAGAGCAAGCCGCTGATCGTCGCGGGACCGCTGCAAAAAGGCAGCGAACTGGCCGTGAAGCTCGGCACGCCGGCCACGGTGATCTGCGACGAAGGCCATCCCGAGGGCCGCCGTATGCGCGATTACGAAGGCTTCGGCGACCCCGCCAGCACGAAGAACGCGTTGCTGATCGAATGCGGACAGCACTGGGAACGCGGCGCGGTCGGCGTGGCGCGCGACACCACCGCGCGTTTTCTGCTGCTGGCCGGCGTGATCGACGAAACGGATCTTCCGCAGGACTGGCTCGCGCCGTTGCCGGCTGTGCAGCACATCGTACGTGTGACGCAACCGGTCGTGGCGACCAGCATGGACTTCCGTTTCGCCGCGCCGTACACGGGCCTGGAAATCTTCGACAAGGCTGGCGCCGTGATCGGCTGGTCGAACGGCGAGGCGGTCGTCACACCTTACGACAACTGCATGCTCGTCATGCCTTCGCTGCGGCAACTGCGGCCGGGCGTCACAGTCGTGCGACTCGGCAAGATCGAACAGACCGTCACGCGTTCCGACACCGCAGGCCGGTGA
- a CDS encoding tartrate dehydrogenase, protein MSKKYRIAVIPGDGIGVEVMPEALRVLDAVKTRFELDFEYQHIEWASCDYYAKHGKMMPDDWKAQLQSADAILFGAVGWPDTVPDHVSLWGSLLKFRREFDQYINLRPARLFAGVPSPLAGRKAGDIDFWIVRENTEGEYSSVGGVMFEGTEREFVLQESVFTRHGSERVLKFAFDLAQRRERKKITVATKSNGIAISMPWWDKCAAGIAAQYPDVTWDKQHIDILCARFVLNPDRFDVVVATNLFGDILSDLGPACTGTIGLAPSANLNPDRKFPSLFEPVHGSAPDIAGKNIANPIAMIWSAAMMLDFLGNHEGKEREAHDAILAAIEATLVTGPHTGDLGGKANTTEVGQAIAAKLA, encoded by the coding sequence ATGTCGAAGAAATATCGGATCGCGGTCATTCCCGGCGACGGCATTGGTGTCGAAGTGATGCCCGAAGCGCTACGCGTGCTGGACGCCGTGAAAACCCGCTTCGAGCTCGACTTCGAGTATCAGCACATTGAATGGGCGAGCTGCGACTACTACGCGAAGCACGGCAAGATGATGCCGGACGACTGGAAAGCGCAACTGCAATCCGCCGACGCGATTCTGTTCGGCGCGGTGGGCTGGCCCGACACGGTGCCCGACCACGTTTCGCTGTGGGGTTCGCTGCTCAAGTTCCGCCGCGAATTCGATCAGTACATCAACCTGCGGCCCGCGCGCCTGTTTGCCGGCGTGCCGTCGCCGCTCGCGGGCCGTAAGGCCGGCGACATCGACTTCTGGATCGTGCGCGAGAACACCGAGGGCGAGTATTCGTCGGTGGGCGGCGTGATGTTCGAAGGCACCGAGCGCGAATTCGTGCTGCAGGAATCGGTGTTTACGCGGCACGGCAGCGAGCGCGTGCTGAAGTTCGCGTTCGACCTCGCGCAGCGCCGTGAGCGCAAAAAAATCACGGTCGCCACCAAGAGCAACGGCATCGCGATCAGCATGCCGTGGTGGGACAAATGCGCGGCCGGCATCGCGGCGCAGTATCCCGACGTGACGTGGGACAAGCAGCATATCGACATTCTCTGCGCGCGCTTCGTGCTGAATCCGGATCGTTTCGACGTGGTGGTCGCCACCAATCTGTTCGGCGACATTCTGTCCGATCTCGGCCCCGCCTGTACCGGCACGATCGGCCTCGCGCCCTCGGCCAATCTGAATCCCGACCGCAAGTTTCCGTCGCTGTTCGAACCGGTGCACGGGTCGGCGCCCGACATTGCCGGCAAGAACATCGCCAATCCGATTGCGATGATCTGGTCGGCGGCGATGATGCTCGACTTCCTCGGCAATCACGAAGGCAAGGAGCGCGAGGCGCACGACGCAATTCTCGCGGCCATCGAGGCTACGCTGGTGACAGGCCCGCATACCGGCGACCTGGGCGGCAAGGCGAACACGACCGAAGTCGGCCAGGCGATCGCGGCTAAACTTGCCTGA
- a CDS encoding LysR substrate-binding domain-containing protein, producing the protein MNSVPSPDLGDLRVFCEVARKSSFSAAAEALSVSAAYVSKRINVLETTLGTRLLHRSTRRVAITEAGERVYAWAEKILDDVDQLVEDVSTTRRIPGGKLRISSSFGFGRRFVAPALARFSERYPQLSVRLDLFDRLVDVAGEGFDLDVRIGDEIAPHLIARRLASNHRVLCASPGYIARHGAPRQLAELSSHACLAIKERDHPFGLWRLTVRGEAVSIKVTGPLSTNHGEVAVQWALAGRGIVLRSMWDVRPLLDSGQLQQVLPEVTQPANLWAVYPARLAQSAKVRVCVDFLSEEFAQWSPPESAG; encoded by the coding sequence ATGAACTCCGTCCCTTCACCCGATCTCGGCGATTTGCGCGTGTTCTGCGAAGTGGCGCGTAAATCCAGTTTCAGTGCGGCGGCGGAGGCCTTGTCGGTGTCGGCGGCGTACGTCAGCAAACGGATCAATGTGCTCGAGACTACGCTCGGCACGCGGTTATTGCATCGGTCCACGCGCCGGGTCGCGATTACGGAAGCCGGCGAACGCGTCTACGCGTGGGCCGAGAAGATTCTCGACGATGTCGATCAACTGGTGGAAGACGTGTCGACCACGCGCCGCATTCCCGGCGGCAAGCTGCGTATTTCCAGCAGCTTCGGTTTCGGACGACGTTTCGTGGCGCCGGCGTTGGCGCGTTTTTCGGAGCGTTATCCGCAACTGAGCGTACGGCTCGATCTGTTCGATCGTCTCGTGGATGTGGCCGGCGAAGGCTTCGACCTCGACGTTCGCATCGGCGACGAGATCGCGCCGCATCTGATCGCGCGGCGGCTCGCGTCGAATCATCGCGTGCTGTGCGCGTCGCCGGGGTATATCGCGCGGCATGGCGCGCCGCGGCAACTCGCCGAGCTGTCCTCGCATGCGTGTCTGGCGATCAAGGAGCGCGATCATCCGTTCGGTTTGTGGCGTTTGACGGTGCGCGGCGAAGCGGTGTCGATCAAAGTCACCGGACCGTTGTCGACCAATCACGGCGAGGTGGCGGTGCAATGGGCGCTGGCCGGGCGCGGCATCGTGCTGCGTTCCATGTGGGACGTGCGGCCGCTGCTCGACAGCGGCCAGTTGCAGCAGGTGCTGCCCGAGGTCACGCAACCGGCGAATCTGTGGGCGGTGTATCCGGCGAGGCTCGCGCAGTCGGCGAAGGTGCGGGTATGCGTCGACTTTCTGAGCGAGGAGTTCGCGCAATGGAGTCCGCCGGAGTCCGCTGGCTGA
- a CDS encoding winged helix-turn-helix transcriptional regulator — MSSDCKLDRIDLRILSQLQKKGRITNVELADAVGLSPSPCLIRVKRLEKAGYIIGYGAQIQLEKLGDVQIVFTEVTLADHRREDFIKFVNAIRDVDEIVECHLASGGYDYLLKFITRSVSHYQSIVEGLLERDIGIEKYFSYVIIKSPFVKSHYPLETLFSQNHN; from the coding sequence ATGAGCAGCGACTGCAAGCTTGACCGGATCGACCTGCGGATACTTTCACAGCTGCAGAAGAAAGGCCGCATCACCAACGTCGAGCTTGCCGACGCGGTCGGCCTTTCGCCCAGCCCTTGCCTGATTCGCGTCAAACGTCTGGAGAAGGCCGGCTACATCATCGGCTACGGTGCGCAGATCCAGCTCGAAAAGCTCGGCGACGTGCAGATCGTGTTCACTGAAGTCACGCTCGCCGATCATCGGCGGGAAGACTTCATCAAGTTTGTGAATGCGATCCGCGACGTCGACGAGATCGTCGAATGCCATCTCGCGAGCGGCGGCTACGACTACCTGCTGAAGTTCATCACGCGCAGCGTGAGCCACTATCAGAGCATTGTCGAAGGCTTGCTCGAACGCGATATCGGCATCGAGAAGTACTTCAGCTACGTGATCATCAAGTCGCCGTTCGTGAAGAGCCATTACCCGCTCGAAACGCTGTTCTCGCAGAACCACAACTAG
- a CDS encoding aspartate aminotransferase family protein yields the protein MPIHSLIEADRKHLIHPVINYRAHEARGVTILESASGAFLRDAAGNELLDAFSGLWCVNTGYGQQSIVDAATAQMQKLPYATGYFHFGSEPAIELAQKLVEVSPASLQHVYFTLGGSDAVDSALRFITHYFNATGHPSKKHVIALQRGYHGSSTTGAGLTALPAFHRNFDLPLPNQHHLPSPYAYRNDFADDAALIAASVAGLEAKVAELGADNVAAFFCEPIQGSGGVIVPPVGWLKAMRESCRKLGILFVADEVITGFGRTGPLFACQGEGVEPDLMTVAKGLTAGYAPMGAVLMSDEIYQGIADGDAEAVVGHGHTYSAHPVSAAIGLEVLRLYHEGGLLANGVARAPRFARGLDALLAHPLVGDSRHRGLLGALELVADKETKAGFDPALKLSERIAAAAYENRLIFRAFGDNILGFAPALSYTEADFDLMFERLEKTLDDVLAQADVRAALKVKTHAAAC from the coding sequence ATGCCGATTCATTCGCTCATTGAAGCCGACCGTAAGCATCTGATCCATCCGGTCATCAACTACCGCGCGCACGAAGCCCGTGGCGTCACCATCCTCGAATCGGCCAGCGGCGCATTTCTGCGCGACGCGGCCGGCAACGAACTGCTCGACGCTTTCTCCGGCCTGTGGTGCGTGAACACCGGCTACGGCCAGCAGAGCATCGTCGACGCGGCGACCGCGCAGATGCAAAAACTGCCCTACGCGACCGGCTATTTCCACTTCGGCTCGGAGCCGGCTATCGAGCTGGCGCAGAAGCTGGTCGAGGTATCGCCCGCTTCGTTGCAGCACGTGTATTTCACGCTCGGCGGCTCCGACGCGGTCGACTCCGCGCTGCGCTTCATCACGCATTACTTCAACGCCACGGGCCATCCGTCGAAGAAGCACGTGATCGCGCTGCAACGCGGTTATCACGGTTCGTCGACCACCGGCGCGGGGCTCACCGCGTTGCCCGCGTTCCATCGCAACTTCGATCTGCCGCTGCCCAACCAGCATCATCTGCCGTCGCCGTATGCCTACCGCAACGATTTCGCCGACGACGCCGCGTTGATCGCCGCCTCGGTCGCCGGGCTCGAAGCGAAGGTCGCCGAACTCGGCGCCGACAACGTCGCGGCGTTCTTCTGCGAACCGATCCAGGGGTCGGGCGGCGTGATCGTGCCGCCGGTCGGCTGGCTCAAAGCCATGCGCGAAAGTTGCCGTAAGCTCGGCATCCTGTTCGTTGCCGATGAAGTCATCACCGGCTTCGGCCGCACGGGACCGCTGTTCGCCTGCCAGGGCGAAGGCGTCGAACCGGATCTGATGACGGTGGCGAAAGGGTTGACCGCCGGCTACGCGCCGATGGGCGCGGTGCTGATGTCCGATGAAATTTATCAGGGCATTGCCGATGGCGACGCCGAAGCCGTGGTGGGTCACGGTCACACGTATTCGGCGCATCCGGTGAGTGCGGCGATCGGCCTCGAAGTGCTGCGCCTGTATCACGAAGGCGGCCTGCTGGCGAACGGCGTGGCGCGAGCGCCGCGCTTCGCGCGCGGTCTCGATGCGCTGCTCGCGCATCCGCTGGTGGGCGACTCACGGCATCGCGGCCTGCTCGGCGCACTCGAACTGGTCGCCGACAAAGAGACCAAAGCGGGCTTCGACCCGGCGCTGAAACTGTCCGAACGGATCGCCGCCGCCGCGTATGAAAACCGCCTGATTTTCCGCGCGTTCGGCGACAACATACTCGGCTTCGCGCCGGCCTTGTCGTACACCGAGGCCGACTTCGACCTGATGTTCGAACGGCTCGAAAAGACCCTCGACGACGTGCTCGCGCAAGCCGACGTGCGGGCCGCGCTGAAGGTCAAAACTCACGCCGCTGCATGCTAG
- a CDS encoding glyoxylate/hydroxypyruvate reductase A: MAFLYKADPARGAQWAKLFAQKAPDLPFHIWPEHGDPAAIRYLAAWQPPDNPTRTFPNLEVVFSVGAGIDQFDLSSVPAHVPVVRMIEPGIVDGMVEYVTQAVLTIHRDLFDYGLQQRQQVWCELPLMPAGQRRIGVLGLGVLGTAVLERLRLFGFDCAGWSRSAREIEGVDCYAGEGALDLFLARTDILIGLLPLTPATRGLLDAALFAKLPRGASLIQTGRGPHLNQHDLLAALESGQLHNAILDVTDPEPLPAGHPLWMHPRVRITPHIASATRPDTAVNVVLDNLRRHREGLPMLGQIDRTQGY; encoded by the coding sequence ATGGCCTTTCTCTACAAAGCCGACCCGGCGCGTGGCGCCCAGTGGGCGAAACTCTTTGCGCAGAAAGCGCCGGACCTGCCCTTTCATATCTGGCCCGAGCACGGCGATCCGGCCGCGATCCGTTATCTCGCCGCCTGGCAGCCACCTGACAACCCCACCCGCACCTTTCCGAATCTGGAAGTCGTGTTCTCGGTCGGCGCCGGTATCGATCAGTTCGATCTGTCGAGCGTACCGGCGCATGTGCCGGTGGTGCGCATGATCGAACCGGGGATCGTCGACGGCATGGTCGAATACGTCACGCAGGCGGTGCTGACGATTCATCGCGATCTGTTCGACTATGGTTTGCAGCAACGGCAGCAGGTGTGGTGCGAGTTACCGCTTATGCCGGCCGGCCAGCGGCGCATCGGCGTGCTCGGACTCGGCGTGCTGGGCACCGCCGTACTGGAGCGCTTGCGGCTGTTTGGCTTCGACTGCGCGGGGTGGAGCCGCTCGGCACGCGAGATCGAGGGCGTCGACTGTTATGCGGGCGAAGGCGCGCTCGACCTGTTTCTGGCGCGCACCGACATCCTGATCGGTCTGCTGCCGCTGACGCCCGCGACCCGCGGCCTGCTCGACGCGGCATTGTTCGCGAAGCTGCCGCGCGGCGCCTCGCTGATTCAAACGGGGCGTGGACCGCATCTGAATCAGCACGACCTGCTCGCCGCGCTGGAGAGCGGCCAGTTGCACAACGCGATTCTCGACGTCACCGATCCCGAACCGCTGCCCGCCGGTCATCCGCTGTGGATGCATCCGCGCGTGCGGATCACGCCGCATATCGCCAGCGCGACGCGACCGGACACCGCCGTCAACGTGGTGCTCGACAATCTGCGCCGTCATCGCGAAGGCTTGCCGATGCTCGGTCAGATCGACCGGACCCAGGGTTATTGA